A stretch of Gadus chalcogrammus isolate NIFS_2021 chromosome 9, NIFS_Gcha_1.0, whole genome shotgun sequence DNA encodes these proteins:
- the cttnbp2 gene encoding cortactin-binding protein 2 translates to MASEGASGEQPPSIQTLATTAMGSVDAKCEFNMDSLSKPELLTLLSIMEGELEARDLVIETLRARRKEVFLQERYGQYSLTDPFLALQRDFEGRAPGPDKDRRPLGSSPVSVLEAVMAHCRKMQERMAAQLANAETRQKRLEMEKQQLQSLELDHRKLTAQLKDEREKNKHIVMMLVRECKQLATRVVEESQRFDELQARLDEEGGASARLGEELAAARQSGQQMEAKMEKQLSELDTEREQLRARLGREETECLSLRRQLEQLRTPPQAAAAEPEPAATFPPMPLCSVGVATEPISSRTASCQTDPPPAEPEGPKKTPLSIPVKPGAGYAGLSLPRSGGRGMVHSSSGGLAQTENGAEGAPPHGAPSGVSPRVQAARYKFQEQDQNGSASQSPPSRDLSPTNRDHLVAKQQARHTVTQVLSRFTSPPAGGAGRAGLPHSASEGGPFPGRLGHPIGLKSPTVARIDRGNPPPIPPKKPGLSQTPSPPHPPIKAAGDSGRSPGAGLKPATPQLPPKPAMDLVPALPASQVGAPPPPAAGGGPRRQQPASACVECPPPIICPPAATAVSSPSIPPPSSSASPSSSAPCSCSPTAPADCPLAPASGWRPSVASCRRRPPGGGPADLDSRSPALLLQAASQGNVTLLSMLLNPPDPTETPRRDPPDIHDPHPDAPYDPAHPDDHDPAPSSPEPEPRPPEPEPRPPGSEPDRAARRPPPPLQDSALAAAALNGHPECVQLLLLSGASADFTDENGFTPLHLAAAHGHRSCVEALLDAGAPVDPEGPGGHTPLHLASHAGCPDCVRVLLGHGADRSQTTTDGCTVLHAAVRSGHVPTLRLLLCRPLPGEPAAVTFDPCILALPADLLNWANTDGWTAAHTAASRGLKECLEVLCSYTEQDIERRDECNRTIHDVATDDCKDLLENLYSYRVLLCLQSSTGGGAGCPEPLCPLDGPRAPGSPSLVALGRLHVDRLTSWEQLGLALGRALSSHLGQVCSAGPGPPPLGLGPRSISSVLIGDTVWMPGQDLSPSPWDLVRKPHSHCITIRLKGLSEMCLDELALESLLPLPLLNNYIRLVEQYGNLIFHGVEGSCQEHIANQIARCIKAKQEAEGRACDVIRVEVDESLTKEQLLETFMSCGFLVPAVPAVRAVPAVPADVPAAAGSVLVLLEGLDRTPSLGALLGDLCHSLDNRGSASLALPTGPHYFREGCFLIGTLSKPHLQGCELRLQQHFRWVTLRWEQEPLHGLLGRHLRRKLLHKVGTGLWAPAGLMERSVLWVCQVWQQLNACVSRLGCPEALLGPQLFLSCPLVPHTPQATTKWLGRLWNAIIVPRVEEAMVSRVTAGRPSPSSAKKTSPSNQGLSPGQQAVVKAALSILLNKAVVPGCPLPRAELDPYLLELRGGTFPLSAIGSCRGTGGSERKGRASGMWRRANTSPRKKTSSSSGWSSGGSFREGSLSSVDVSLTNGNNQRTAAGDSVCLSVFSDEETDLIRELQSMCTSKSEPDISKMVPTPGDDMMDLPSPPPCRGLEDSPQPRPQPHSQETSEWDRPSPDH, encoded by the exons CAGAGGGACTTTGAgggccgggccccggggccggacAAGGACCGGCGGCCCCTGGGGTCCAGCCCGGTGTCGGTGCTGGAGGCGGTCATGGCCCACTGCAGGAAGATGCAGGAGCGCATGGCGGCCCAGCTGGCCAACGCCGAGACCCGGCAGAAGAGG cTGGAGATGGAGAAGCAGCAGCTCCAGAGCCTGGAGCTGGACCACCGCAAGCTGACGGCGCAGCTGAAGGACGAGCGGGAGAAGAACAAGCACATCGTCATGATGCTGGTGCGCGAGTGCAAGCAGCTGGCCACGCGCGTGGTGGAGGAGTCGCAGCGCTTCGACGAGCTGCAGGCGCGCCTGGAcgaggagggcggggcctcggcacggctgggggaggagctggcGGCCGCACGGCAGAGCGGCCAGCAGATGGAGGCCAAGATGGAGAAGCAGCTGTCGGAGCTGGACACGGAGCGGGAGCAGCTCCGCGCCCGGCTGGGCCGTGAGGAGACGGAGTGCCTGAGCCTCCGCCGGCAGCTGGAGCAGCTCAGGACTCCGCcacaggcggcggcggcggagccaGAGCCCGCCGCTACGTTTCCCCCCATGCCGCTCTGCTCTGTGGGCGTGGCCACGGAGCCCATAAGCTCGCGGACTGCGTCCTGCCAGACGGACCCACCCCCCGCCGAGCCGGAGGGTCCCAAGAAGACCCCCCTCAGCATCCCGGTCAAACCCGGCGCGGGCTACGCGGGCCTCAGCCTGCCCCggtcgggggggcgggggatggTGCACAGCAGTTCGGGGGGGCTGGCCCAGACGGAGAACGGCGCGGAGGGCGCGCCCCCCCACGGCGCACCCTCCGGCGTGAGCCCCCGCGTGCAGGCCGCTCGCTACAAGTTCCAGGAACAGGACCAAAACGGGAGCGCCTCCCAGAGCCCGCCGTCCCGGGACCTCTCGCCCACCAACCGGGACCACCTGGTGGCCAAGCAGCAGGCGCGCCACACCGTCACGCAGGTCCTCTCGCGCTTCACCAGCCCGCCAGCGGGGGGCGCCGGGCGGGCCGGCCTGCCGCACTCGGCCTCGGAGGGGGGTCCGTTCCCCGGCCGCCTGGGCCACCCCATCGGCCTCAAGTCGCCCACCGTGGCGCGCATCGACCGCGGGAACCCGCCCCCCATCCCGCCCAAAAAGCCCGGCCTGTCCCagaccccctccccgccccaccCGCCCATCAAAGCGGCGGGGGACAGCGGCCGCTCGCCCGGGGCGGGGCTAAAGCCAGCCACGCCCCAGCTGCCTCCAAAGCCCGCCATGGACCTGGTCCCCGCCCTGCCGGCCTCTCAGGTGggtgcccccccgcccccggccgcgGGAGGCGGGCCCCGGCGGCAGCAGCCGGCATCAGCATGTGTAGAGtgtcccccccccatcatctgCCCCCCCGCTGCCACCGCTGTCAGTAGtccctccataccccccccctcctcatccgccTCACCCTCCAGTAGTGCTCCATGCTCCTGTAGCCCCACAGCCCCAGCAGACTGCCCCCTGGCACCAGCATCAG GCTGGCGTCCCTCCGTAGCGTCCTGCCGGCGGCGGCCTCCCGGCGGCGGCCCTGCTGACCTGGACAGCCGGAGCCCCGCCCTCCTACTCCAAGCTGCTTCCCAGGGAAACGTCACTTTATTGTCAATGCTGCTTAACCCCCCCGACCCGACCGAGACCCCCCGACGCGACCCCCCCGACATACACGACCCCCACCCCGACGCCCCCTACGACCCCGCCCACCCCGACGACcatgaccccgccccctcctccccggagcccgagccccgccccccggagcccgagccccgccccccgggcTCGGAGCCGGACCGTGCGGCccgacgcccccccccaccgctgCAGGACTCGGCCCTCGCTGCTGCCGCCCTCAACGGACACCCAG AGTGTGTACAGCTGCTCCTGCTCTCGGGAGCGTCTGCTGACTTCACAGATGAAAATGGATTCACACCTCTTCACCTCGCCGCCGCACACGGCCATCGCAG CTGTGTAGAGGCTCTGCTTGATGCCGGGGCCCCAGTGGACCCCGAGGGCCCCGGGGgccacacccccctccacctgGCCAGCCACGCCGGCTGCCCCGACTGTGTCAGGGTCCTGCTGGGCCACGGGGCGGACCGGTCCCAGACCACCACC gacggCTGCACCGTGCTCCACGCCGCCGTGCGCTCCGGCCACGTGCCGACCCTGCGCCTCCTGCTCTGCCGTCCGCTGCCCGGCGAGCCCGCGGCCGTGACCTTCGACCCCTGCATTCTGGCGCTCCCCGCTGATCTCCTGAACTGGGCGAACACGGACGGCTGGACTGCGGCGCACACCGCGGCCTCCAGGGGCCTCAAG gagtgtctGGAGGTCCTGTGTAGCTACACTGAGCAGGACATTGAGAGGAGAGACGAGTGTAACCGGACCATCCACGACGTCGCCACAGACGACTGCAAAGACCTGCTGGAGAACCTCT ACTCCTACAGGGTGCTGCTGTGTCTGCAGAGCTCCACGGGCGGGGGTGCAGGCTGCCCCGAGCCCCTCTGTCCCCTGgacgggccccgggccccggggtcCCCCAGCCTGGTGGCCCTGGGCCGTCTCCACGTGGACCGGCTCACGTCCTGGGAGCAGCTGGGCCTCGCCCTGGGCCGcgctctctcctcccacctGGGGCAGGTGTGCTCGGCCGGGCCCGggccccccccgctgggcctgGGGCCCCGAAGCATCTCCTCGGTGCTGATCG GCGACACGGTGTGGATGCCAGGTCAGGATCTATCCCCCTCTCCGTGGGACCTGGTCCGAAAGCCTCACAGCCACTGCATCACCATCCGCCTCAAAG GCCTATCGGAGATGTGTCTGGATGAGCTGGCTCTGGAGTCTCTTCTACCGCTGCCTCTGCTCAACAACTACATCAGGCTG GTGGAGCAGTACGGGAACCTCATCTTCCATGGAGTGGAGGGCAGCTGTCAGGAGCAcatagccaatcagatcgctcgcTGCATTAAG gCCAAACAGGAAGCCGAGGGCAGGGCCTGTGATGTgatcagggtggaggtggatgagAGCCTGACCAAAGAACAGCTGCTGGAGACCTTCATGAGCTGTG gcttCCTGGTCCCGGCGGTCCCGGCGGTCCGGGCGGTCCCGGCGGTCCCGGCTGACGTCCCGGCGGCTGCCGGCTcggtgctggtgctgctggaggGTCTGGACAGGACCCCCTCCCTGGGCGCGCTGCTGGGAGACCTGTGCCACAGCCTGGACAACAGGGGGTCGGCCAGCCTGGCTCTGCCCACAG GTCCTCACTACTTCCGGGAAGGCTGCTTTCTGATTGGCACATTGTCTAAGCCACACCTCCAGGGCTgtgagctccgcctccagcaacaCTTCCGATGGGTGACCCTGCGCTGGGAGCAAGAGCCGCTGCACGGCCTTCTGGGAAGACACCTCCGCCGGAAGCTGCTGCACAAG gtgGGGACCGGGCTCTGGGCCCCTGCGGGCCTCATGGAGCGCTCCGTGCTGTGGGTGTGTCAGGTGTGGCAGCAGCTTAACGCCTGTGTGTCCCGTCTGGGCTGTCCCGAggccctgctgggcccccagctcttcctgtcctgtcctctggTCCCTCACACGCCCCAGGCCACCACCAA GTGGTTGGGGCGTCTGTGGAATGCCATCATCGTGCCGCGTGTGGAGGAGGCCATGGTTTCCCGGGTGACAGCCGGGCGCCCGTCTCCATCGTCGGCCAAGAAGACGTCTCCTAGCAACCAGGGCCTGAGTCCCGGGCAGCAGGCGGTGGTGAAAGCCGCCCTCAGCATCCTGCTCAACAAGGCTGTTGTCCCGGGATGCCCCCTGCCGAGAGccg AGCTCGACCCGTACCTGCTGGAGTTAAGGGGCGGGACCTTCCCCCTCTCAGCCATTGGTTCCTGCAGGGGAACCGGTGGCAGTGAAAGGAAGGGGCGGGCCAGCGGCATGTGGCGACGAGCCAATACCAGCCCTCGAAAGAAGACGAGCTCGTCCTCCGGCTGGAGCAGTGGCGGCTCCTTCAGAGAGG GCTCACTCTCCAGTGTTGATGTCAGTCTCACCAACGGCAACAACCAGAG gaCTGCGGCCGgggactctgtctgtctgtctgtgttttcaGACGAAGAGACGGACCTGATTCGAGAGCTACAGAGCATGTGCACCAGCAAGTCAGAGCCTGACATCAGCaag ATGGTCCCGACCCCCGGGGACGACATGATGGACCTGCCCAGTCCCCCTCCATGCAGGGGGCTAGAAGACAGCCCACAGCCCCGCCCACAACCACACAGCCAGGAG ACCAGCGAGTGGGACCGACCATCCCCAGACCACTAG